In Alphaproteobacteria bacterium, the following proteins share a genomic window:
- a CDS encoding alpha-ketoacid dehydrogenase subunit beta has product MAMKTIREALNEALRQEMERDPTVVVMGEDVAGGAGLDGEEDAFGGVMGVTKGLYGQFSASRVIDTPISETAIMGMAAGSAATGLRPVAELMFCDFMGVCFDQILNQAAKFRYMFGGKATTPMVVRTTYGGGLGAAAQHSQCLYGMFTAVPGIKCVVPSNAYDAKGLLIQAIRDDDPVIFFEHKMMYDIEAEVPDETYAIPFGEANILREGSDVTIVALGKMVLEAQAAAETLAKDGIEAEVIDLRTTSPIDEETILESVEETGRLVVVDEANPRCSIATDVAGLVAGEAFEMLKAPVRQVTAPHAPVPFAPELEKLYLPNADKIVAAAKAIAG; this is encoded by the coding sequence ATGGCTATGAAAACGATCCGCGAGGCGCTTAACGAGGCGCTGCGTCAGGAAATGGAACGCGATCCGACGGTCGTGGTGATGGGCGAAGATGTCGCCGGCGGCGCAGGCCTAGATGGAGAGGAAGACGCATTCGGTGGCGTCATGGGGGTCACCAAGGGTCTCTACGGGCAGTTCAGTGCGTCGCGGGTGATCGACACCCCCATCAGCGAGACAGCCATCATGGGTATGGCCGCCGGGTCTGCGGCGACGGGCCTGCGCCCTGTTGCCGAACTGATGTTCTGCGACTTCATGGGGGTCTGCTTCGACCAGATACTCAATCAAGCCGCCAAGTTCCGCTACATGTTCGGCGGCAAAGCGACGACCCCGATGGTGGTGCGGACCACCTATGGCGGCGGGTTGGGCGCAGCCGCGCAACACTCCCAGTGCCTCTACGGCATGTTTACGGCCGTGCCCGGCATCAAATGTGTGGTTCCGTCGAACGCCTATGACGCCAAAGGTTTGCTAATTCAAGCCATCCGCGACGACGATCCGGTCATCTTTTTCGAGCATAAGATGATGTACGATATTGAAGCCGAAGTACCCGACGAGACCTATGCAATCCCTTTCGGCGAGGCGAACATCTTGCGCGAGGGTTCCGACGTGACCATTGTCGCACTTGGTAAGATGGTGCTCGAAGCCCAAGCCGCAGCCGAGACGTTGGCCAAAGACGGGATCGAGGCCGAGGTGATCGATCTACGTACCACCTCGCCGATCGACGAAGAAACCATCCTCGAAAGCGTCGAGGAAACCGGCCGGCTCGTCGTCGTGGATGAAGCCAACCCGCGTTGCAGCATTGCCACCGACGTGGCCGGGCTGGTTGCGGGCGAAGCATTCGAGATGCTCAAGGCCCCTGTTCGCCAGGTCACCGCGCCCCACGCCCCGGTCCCTTTTGCACCGGAGCTGGAAAAACTCTACCTCCCGAATGCCGACAAGATCGTGGCGGCTGCGAAAGCGATCGCTGGTTAG
- a CDS encoding thiamine pyrophosphate-dependent dehydrogenase E1 component subunit alpha yields the protein MQLSRDDLLSAYSTMVTIREFEERVAAEFETGDMPGFVHLYAGEEAIAVGACLDLDDTDVIGSTHRGHGHCIAKGCDITGMMLELFGRKDGLCGGKGGSMHIADLDKGMLGANGIVGAGAPLIIGAGLTAKTLKNGGVAIGFVGDGATNQGAVFESMNLAVVLDLPVVFVFENNYIGEGTGVEYSVGSGDIAGRASGFGMPVEKVDGRDFFAVHEAMRACIERARKGDGPSGIEALSPRYYGHFEGDPQAYRGKGEVEKYRTEDDCLKIFQQRVVEAGLLEENDMDALRENARSIVDDAVKAARAAPPPGASDLMTDIYVSY from the coding sequence ATGCAACTAAGTCGAGACGACCTGCTGTCGGCCTACAGCACAATGGTGACCATCCGAGAATTCGAAGAGCGTGTCGCCGCGGAATTCGAGACCGGCGATATGCCGGGCTTCGTTCACCTGTACGCCGGCGAGGAAGCTATTGCCGTCGGCGCTTGCCTCGACCTGGACGACACCGATGTCATTGGCAGCACCCATCGCGGCCATGGTCATTGCATTGCAAAAGGTTGCGACATCACGGGCATGATGCTCGAGTTGTTCGGTCGGAAAGACGGGTTGTGCGGCGGCAAGGGCGGCTCGATGCACATCGCCGATCTGGACAAGGGCATGCTGGGTGCCAACGGCATCGTCGGCGCTGGCGCGCCGCTGATTATCGGCGCAGGCCTGACCGCCAAGACACTCAAGAACGGCGGCGTGGCAATTGGTTTCGTGGGCGACGGCGCCACAAACCAGGGTGCCGTGTTCGAATCCATGAACCTTGCCGTCGTCCTCGATCTGCCAGTCGTATTCGTATTCGAGAACAACTACATCGGCGAGGGCACGGGTGTTGAATACTCGGTCGGCTCGGGCGACATCGCCGGACGTGCATCGGGATTCGGTATGCCCGTGGAAAAGGTCGATGGACGTGACTTCTTTGCTGTCCACGAGGCGATGCGTGCCTGTATCGAACGCGCACGCAAGGGTGACGGTCCATCGGGAATCGAAGCTCTTTCGCCACGTTACTACGGACACTTCGAGGGTGATCCGCAGGCCTATCGCGGCAAAGGCGAAGTCGAGAAATACCGCACCGAAGACGACTGCTTGAAAATCTTCCAGCAACGCGTTGTCGAGGCCGGCCTTCTCGAAGAAAACGACATGGACGCGCTTCGCGAGAATGCGCGCAGCATAGTCGACGACGCGGTGAAGGCTGCGCGCGCGGCACCGCCCCCGGGCGCATCCGATCTTATGACCGATATCTACGTCAGCTATTAA